A window from Cryobacterium sp. SO1 encodes these proteins:
- the dnaA gene encoding chromosomal replication initiator protein DnaA — MPDGEQPISETWRSVLTLLESDDTVTPMLYGFLNLVEPKGIAAGTFYLEVPNEFTASMLNVRMRVPLLTAMGQLSESVAVTTFYVVVNPELEQESLRPVQEPIQRQPDIETPATPQSVFESASPERPHDTRLNSKYSFDNFVIGQSNRFAHAAAVAVAEAPAKAYNPLFIYGSSGLGKTHLLHAIGHYAMSLYPGIRVRYVSSEEFTNDFINSIANNRGSAFQNRYRNIDILMIDDIQFLQGKAETQEAFFHTFNTLHDHNKQVVITSDLPPKALTGFEDRMRSRFEWGLITDVQAPDLETRIAILRKKAQSEKLQVPHDILEFMASKVSSNIRELEGTLIRVTAFASLNRTPVDMNLVQTVLKDVITLDEDNVIAPVDIITNTADYFKLTVDDLYGSSRSQAVATARQIAMYLCRELTNLSLPKIGQLFGNRDHTTVMYANKKISELMKERRSIYNQVTELTNRIKQDHRYK; from the coding sequence ACCTCGAGGTGCCCAACGAGTTCACCGCGAGCATGCTCAACGTGCGCATGCGGGTTCCGCTGCTCACCGCGATGGGTCAGCTCAGCGAGTCAGTCGCCGTCACCACCTTCTACGTCGTGGTCAATCCGGAACTCGAGCAGGAATCCCTGCGCCCGGTGCAGGAACCCATCCAACGCCAGCCCGACATCGAGACACCGGCCACCCCACAGTCGGTCTTCGAGAGCGCCTCCCCCGAGCGCCCGCACGACACCCGGTTGAATTCCAAGTACAGCTTCGACAACTTCGTGATCGGCCAGTCCAACCGGTTCGCCCACGCCGCGGCCGTCGCCGTCGCCGAAGCTCCGGCCAAGGCGTACAACCCGCTCTTCATCTACGGTTCCTCCGGACTGGGCAAGACTCACCTGCTACACGCCATCGGCCATTACGCCATGAGCCTGTACCCCGGCATCCGGGTGCGTTACGTCAGTAGCGAGGAGTTCACCAACGACTTCATCAACTCGATTGCCAACAACCGCGGGTCGGCATTCCAGAACCGCTACCGCAACATCGACATCCTGATGATCGACGACATCCAGTTCCTGCAGGGCAAGGCGGAGACCCAGGAAGCCTTCTTCCACACCTTCAACACCCTGCACGACCACAACAAGCAGGTCGTCATCACCAGCGACCTGCCACCCAAGGCCCTCACCGGGTTCGAAGATCGGATGCGGTCCCGCTTCGAGTGGGGCCTGATCACGGATGTGCAGGCTCCCGACCTGGAGACCCGCATCGCGATCCTCCGCAAGAAGGCGCAGAGCGAAAAACTGCAGGTGCCGCACGACATCCTTGAGTTCATGGCGTCCAAGGTGTCGTCCAACATCCGCGAATTGGAGGGCACCCTGATCCGGGTGACCGCCTTCGCGAGCTTGAACCGCACGCCAGTGGACATGAACCTGGTGCAGACCGTGCTGAAGGACGTGATCACCCTCGACGAAGACAATGTGATCGCGCCGGTGGACATCATCACCAATACCGCCGATTATTTCAAGCTCACTGTCGACGACCTGTACGGCTCGTCCCGGTCGCAGGCCGTCGCCACCGCCCGGCAGATCGCCATGTACCTATGCCGTGAGCTGACGAATCTGTCCCTGCCGAAGATCGGGCAGCTGTTCGGTAACCGCGACCACACCACCGTGATGTACGCGAACAAGAAGATCAGCGAACTGATGAAGGAACGCCGTTCCATCTACAACCAGGTCACGGAACTCACAAACCGGATCAAGCAGGACCACCGTTACAAGTAA
- the dnaN gene encoding DNA polymerase III subunit beta, producing the protein MRFQANRDVFSEAVSFAVKLLPQRTTLPILSGVLIEATETGLILSSFDYEVSAQTEIAADVEETGKVLVSGRLLAEIASRMPNAPVRFSTRDSRITVSCGTANFTLLSMPVEEYPSIPQVSAQSGLVPAEEFAAAVSQVAVAASRDDVTPVITGVQLQITENSISLVATDRYRVAVREIDWDPGANQAQEPITALVPARTLQEVGKTFGHSGTISVAVTNTDDRELIAFTADKKTVTSLLIKGNYPPVRRLFPENVDNYAVMNTAELVEATRRVQLVLEREAALRFSFTADGLTLEAIGSEQAQASETIDAILAGGDTVVSLKPQFLLDGLGAVHSEFVRISFTKTENPNKPGPVLITSQTSREQPGADSYRYLLQPNLLLR; encoded by the coding sequence GTGAGATTTCAGGCCAATCGGGATGTCTTCAGCGAAGCCGTTTCTTTCGCTGTCAAACTCCTTCCCCAACGCACCACCCTGCCCATTTTGAGCGGCGTCTTGATCGAGGCGACAGAGACCGGCCTGATCCTGTCCTCGTTCGACTACGAAGTGTCGGCGCAGACCGAGATCGCAGCCGATGTCGAAGAGACCGGCAAGGTCCTGGTCTCCGGTCGTCTTCTGGCCGAGATCGCCAGCCGGATGCCCAACGCTCCGGTACGTTTCTCCACCAGGGACTCCCGCATCACCGTGAGCTGCGGCACCGCAAACTTCACTCTGCTGTCTATGCCGGTAGAGGAATATCCAAGCATTCCCCAGGTCAGCGCCCAATCCGGCCTGGTACCCGCCGAGGAATTTGCTGCGGCCGTTTCCCAGGTAGCCGTCGCGGCATCCCGCGACGACGTCACCCCGGTGATCACCGGTGTACAGCTGCAGATCACCGAGAACAGCATCAGCCTCGTCGCCACCGACCGGTACCGCGTTGCCGTGCGCGAGATCGACTGGGACCCTGGAGCCAACCAGGCCCAGGAACCGATCACCGCGCTGGTGCCGGCCCGCACCCTGCAGGAGGTCGGCAAGACCTTCGGCCACAGCGGCACCATTTCGGTAGCCGTCACCAACACCGACGACCGTGAACTGATCGCCTTCACCGCCGACAAGAAGACCGTCACGTCGCTCTTGATCAAGGGCAACTACCCGCCGGTCCGTCGCCTCTTCCCCGAGAACGTCGACAACTACGCCGTGATGAACACCGCGGAACTGGTCGAGGCCACCCGCCGCGTGCAGCTGGTGCTCGAGCGTGAAGCCGCACTCCGGTTCAGCTTCACGGCCGACGGCCTCACGCTCGAAGCGATCGGCTCCGAACAGGCCCAGGCCTCCGAGACCATCGACGCGATTCTCGCCGGCGGCGACACTGTCGTCTCGCTCAAGCCGCAGTTCCTTCTGGACGGGCTCGGCGCTGTGCATTCCGAGTTCGTGCGGATCTCCTTCACCAAGACCGAAAACCCCAACAAGCCGGGACCCGTGCTCATCACGAGCCAGACCTCCCGCGAGCAGCCGGGCGCCGACAGCTACCGCTACCTCCTGCAGCCGAACCTGCTCCTGCGTTAG
- the gnd gene encoding phosphogluconate dehydrogenase (NAD(+)-dependent, decarboxylating) — MHIGIVGLGKMGANMRDRLRAAGLTVTGYDRNPDVSEVAGTAELVAALPAPRLVWVMVPAGAITTSVIADLATKLSPGDLVIDGGNSRFTDDFTHEALLAEQGIHYVDAGVSGGVWGLTNGFGLMVGGSAADVERAMPVFDALRPEGPREEGFVHAGKVGAGHYAKMVHNGIEYALMQAYAEGYELLEKRDDLIHDVPGIFTAWQRGTVVRSWLLELLVLALKDDPQLGDIDGYVEDSGEGRWTIEEAIKNAVPVPAISASIFARFASRQDDSPAMKAVAALRNQFGGHAIKKAD, encoded by the coding sequence ATGCACATCGGAATCGTCGGCCTCGGCAAAATGGGTGCCAACATGCGGGACCGGCTGCGGGCAGCCGGTCTGACCGTGACCGGCTATGACCGCAATCCCGATGTGAGCGAAGTGGCCGGCACCGCCGAGCTGGTGGCAGCGCTGCCGGCTCCCCGGCTGGTCTGGGTCATGGTTCCGGCCGGCGCGATCACGACATCGGTGATCGCCGACCTGGCCACCAAGCTCTCCCCCGGTGACCTGGTCATCGACGGCGGTAACTCCAGGTTCACCGACGACTTCACCCACGAGGCGCTGCTCGCCGAGCAGGGCATCCACTACGTGGACGCCGGTGTCTCCGGCGGAGTCTGGGGCCTGACCAACGGTTTTGGACTCATGGTCGGCGGTTCGGCTGCCGACGTCGAGCGGGCGATGCCGGTCTTCGACGCGCTGCGCCCGGAGGGCCCGCGCGAAGAAGGCTTCGTGCACGCCGGCAAGGTGGGCGCCGGCCACTACGCCAAGATGGTGCACAACGGCATCGAATACGCCCTGATGCAGGCCTACGCCGAGGGTTACGAACTGCTCGAGAAGCGCGACGACCTGATTCACGACGTCCCGGGCATCTTCACCGCGTGGCAGCGCGGCACCGTCGTGCGATCCTGGTTGCTCGAACTACTGGTGCTCGCGCTCAAGGACGACCCGCAGCTGGGCGACATCGACGGCTACGTCGAGGATTCCGGCGAGGGCCGCTGGACCATCGAAGAGGCCATCAAGAACGCCGTTCCGGTGCCCGCGATCAGCGCGTCGATCTTCGCGCGCTTCGCCTCCCGTCAAGACGATTCCCCGGCCATGAAGGCCGTGGCCGCGCTGCGCAACCAGTTCGGCGGCCATGCCATAAAGAAGGCAGACTGA
- the recF gene encoding DNA replication/repair protein RecF, whose amino-acid sequence MRVAHLSLTDFRNYAQAEVPFGAGPNLIVGRNGQGKTNLVEALGFLSTLSSHRVSQTGAMVRSGQDAAIIRARLEYNGRDLLAEVQINRSGLNRAQINRSVIKTRELPRYFSSVLFAPEDLALVRGDPSGRRRFLDQLLVLRNPRFSGVLTDYDRVLKQRNTLLKSARASGLKTTQLGTLDIWDERLVALGSELIDARADLVAELLPPLHSAYKSVAGADHGPNLVASLSILGADEDEGSSSPAAAQPGGSGSETAETFRTALAGLRRKELDRGMTLAGPHRDDLVFELNNLPAKGYASHGESWSFALALKLASAELLRRDSTSGDPVLILDDVFAELDQSRRRRLAEAVTGYEQVLITAAVFEDVPAVLAAHAIHIHAGAVVDGPAAEQGAEHG is encoded by the coding sequence GTGCGGGTCGCGCACCTCTCCCTCACTGACTTCCGCAACTATGCCCAGGCGGAGGTCCCCTTCGGCGCCGGACCCAATCTGATCGTCGGCCGGAACGGCCAGGGCAAGACCAACCTGGTCGAGGCACTCGGTTTCCTCAGCACCCTGAGTTCGCACCGGGTGTCCCAAACCGGTGCGATGGTGCGTTCAGGGCAGGACGCAGCGATCATCCGGGCCCGGCTGGAATACAACGGCCGAGACCTTCTCGCCGAGGTGCAGATCAACCGGTCCGGACTCAACCGGGCCCAGATCAACCGGTCGGTCATCAAGACCCGCGAACTCCCCCGCTACTTCTCCAGCGTGCTCTTCGCCCCTGAGGACCTGGCTCTGGTGCGCGGCGATCCCTCCGGCCGCCGGCGGTTCCTCGACCAATTGCTGGTGCTGCGCAACCCCCGGTTCTCCGGGGTGCTCACCGACTACGACCGGGTACTCAAACAGCGCAACACCCTGCTCAAGTCGGCTAGGGCATCCGGCTTGAAGACCACCCAGCTGGGCACCCTCGATATCTGGGACGAGCGGCTGGTTGCCCTCGGCTCCGAATTGATCGACGCGCGTGCCGATCTCGTGGCCGAGCTGCTGCCGCCGTTGCACAGCGCGTACAAGTCGGTTGCCGGCGCCGACCACGGGCCGAACCTGGTGGCGTCCCTGAGCATTTTGGGCGCTGATGAAGACGAAGGCTCCTCCTCCCCCGCCGCCGCGCAGCCCGGCGGCAGCGGCTCGGAGACCGCGGAAACCTTCCGCACCGCGCTGGCGGGCCTCCGCCGCAAGGAACTGGACCGCGGCATGACCTTGGCCGGGCCGCACCGCGACGACCTCGTCTTCGAACTGAACAATCTGCCGGCCAAGGGCTACGCCAGCCACGGCGAATCCTGGTCGTTCGCCCTCGCCCTCAAACTGGCCTCGGCCGAGCTGCTTCGACGGGATTCCACCAGCGGCGACCCGGTGCTGATCCTCGATGACGTGTTCGCCGAACTCGACCAGTCCCGCCGCCGACGCCTCGCCGAGGCTGTGACCGGCTACGAACAGGTTCTCATCACCGCCGCCGTGTTCGAGGATGTTCCCGCGGTGCTCGCCGCCCACGCCATCCACATCCACGCCGGCGCCGTCGTCGACGGCCCCGCCGCGGAACAGGGCGCCGAGCATGGCTGA
- a CDS encoding DUF721 domain-containing protein, with protein sequence MAEHSEAAKVYLRFKDVFGDPNAKRTRARRKASPQIGSSVPFGAGRDPRGLGETINSLTAQLGWNSPMAQSDLLASWIELAGEETSKHSTPAGIDEGILTVHCESTAWATQLRMMRVEIMTQIMQKFPDAGIAAIRFQGPNAPSWKKGPRSIPGRGPRDTYG encoded by the coding sequence ATGGCTGAACACAGCGAGGCCGCCAAGGTCTATCTCAGGTTCAAGGACGTCTTCGGCGACCCCAATGCCAAACGAACCCGCGCCAGGCGCAAGGCCAGCCCCCAGATCGGGTCGAGCGTTCCGTTCGGCGCCGGCCGGGACCCGCGCGGGCTGGGCGAGACCATCAACTCACTCACCGCCCAGCTCGGCTGGAACTCCCCGATGGCCCAGTCCGATCTGCTCGCGTCCTGGATCGAACTGGCCGGTGAGGAAACCTCGAAGCACTCCACCCCGGCGGGCATCGACGAGGGCATCCTGACAGTGCACTGCGAGTCAACGGCGTGGGCCACACAGCTGCGAATGATGCGCGTCGAAATCATGACTCAGATCATGCAGAAGTTCCCGGATGCTGGCATCGCCGCGATTCGTTTTCAGGGACCCAACGCCCCCTCGTGGAAAAAGGGTCCCAGATCAATCCCAGGGCGTGGTCCACGCGATACCTACGGCTAG
- the gyrB gene encoding DNA topoisomerase (ATP-hydrolyzing) subunit B: MTIEPKTEPEQHAYGAEDIQVLEGLEAVRKRPGMYIGSTGPRGLHHLVYEIVDNSVDEALAGYCDTIDIRILADGAVRVQDNGRGIPVDIHKAEGKSTVEVVLTVLHAGGKFGGGGYAVSGGLHGVGSSVVNALSSRLEVEVRRQGNAWRQSFHNGVPNESLHKDEVSDETGTTITFWPSSETFETVIFDYETLRARFQQMAFLNKGLRLTLTDERPDSLNAEDKPLSNSFMYEQGLMDYVAYLNRAKKADLVNEEIISFEFEDTEKKIALEVAMQWTTAYTESVHTYANTINTHEGGTHEEGFRAALTTLVNKYAREKGILKEKDDNLSGDDVREGLTAVVSIKLAEPQFEGQTKTKLGNTEAKAFVQRVVGDQLTDWFNRNPVQAREIIRKSLQAATARMAARKARETARRKGLLEGGGMPGKLKDCQSKDPAASEIFIVEGDSAGGSAVQGRNPETQAILPLRGKILNVEKARLDRALGNAEVQAMITAFGAGIGEDFNQDKVRYHKIVLMADADVDGQHITTLLLTLLFRYMRPLIDLGYVYLAQPPLYRLKWANSAHEYVYSDAERDALLADGAAAGKRIPKDNGIQRYKGLGEMDYKELWETTMAPESRTLLQVTLDDAAAADEIFSTLMGEDVESRRNFIQKNAKDVRFLDI; the protein is encoded by the coding sequence ATGACAATTGAACCGAAAACTGAGCCGGAGCAGCACGCTTACGGCGCAGAAGACATCCAGGTTCTCGAAGGCCTTGAAGCTGTTCGCAAACGACCCGGAATGTACATCGGTTCAACCGGTCCACGCGGTCTGCACCACCTGGTCTACGAGATCGTCGACAACTCCGTCGACGAGGCCCTCGCCGGCTACTGCGACACCATCGACATCCGCATCCTCGCTGACGGCGCCGTCCGCGTGCAGGACAACGGTCGTGGTATCCCCGTGGACATTCACAAGGCCGAGGGCAAGTCCACCGTCGAAGTGGTGCTCACGGTGCTGCATGCCGGCGGCAAGTTCGGCGGCGGCGGCTACGCGGTCTCGGGCGGACTCCACGGCGTCGGCAGCTCCGTCGTCAACGCGCTCTCCAGCCGCCTCGAGGTCGAGGTGCGCCGGCAGGGCAACGCCTGGCGGCAGAGTTTCCACAACGGTGTTCCGAACGAGTCACTTCACAAGGACGAGGTCTCGGACGAGACCGGAACCACGATCACGTTCTGGCCGAGCTCGGAAACCTTCGAGACCGTCATCTTCGACTACGAGACCCTGCGCGCACGTTTCCAGCAGATGGCCTTCCTCAACAAGGGCCTGCGTCTCACGCTCACCGACGAACGCCCGGACAGCCTCAACGCCGAGGACAAGCCGCTCAGCAACAGTTTCATGTACGAGCAGGGCCTGATGGACTACGTGGCCTACCTCAACCGGGCCAAGAAGGCGGACCTGGTCAACGAGGAGATCATCTCCTTCGAATTCGAGGACACCGAGAAGAAGATCGCCCTCGAGGTGGCCATGCAGTGGACCACCGCATACACCGAGAGTGTGCACACCTACGCGAACACGATCAACACCCACGAGGGCGGCACCCACGAAGAGGGCTTCCGCGCGGCGCTGACCACCCTGGTGAACAAGTACGCCCGCGAAAAGGGCATCCTGAAGGAGAAGGACGACAACCTCTCCGGCGACGACGTGCGCGAGGGCCTGACCGCGGTCGTGTCGATCAAGCTCGCCGAACCGCAGTTCGAAGGCCAGACCAAGACCAAGCTGGGCAACACCGAGGCCAAGGCCTTCGTGCAGCGTGTTGTCGGCGACCAGCTCACCGACTGGTTCAACCGCAACCCGGTTCAGGCCCGCGAGATCATCCGCAAGTCCCTGCAGGCCGCGACTGCCCGCATGGCAGCCCGCAAGGCGCGTGAAACCGCCCGCCGCAAGGGCCTGCTCGAGGGTGGCGGTATGCCCGGCAAGCTCAAGGACTGCCAGAGCAAGGACCCCGCGGCGTCCGAGATCTTCATCGTCGAGGGTGACTCGGCCGGCGGTTCCGCCGTTCAGGGCCGCAACCCCGAGACCCAGGCGATCCTGCCTCTGCGCGGCAAGATCCTCAACGTGGAGAAAGCCCGGCTCGACCGTGCCCTGGGCAACGCCGAAGTACAGGCGATGATCACGGCGTTCGGCGCCGGCATCGGCGAGGACTTCAACCAGGACAAGGTGCGCTACCACAAGATCGTGCTGATGGCCGATGCCGACGTCGACGGCCAGCACATCACCACCCTGCTGCTCACCCTGCTGTTCCGCTACATGCGGCCGCTGATCGACCTCGGCTATGTGTACCTCGCCCAGCCACCGCTCTACCGGCTCAAGTGGGCCAACTCGGCCCACGAGTACGTGTACTCGGATGCGGAGCGGGACGCCCTGCTCGCCGACGGCGCCGCCGCCGGCAAACGGATCCCGAAGGACAACGGCATCCAGCGCTACAAGGGGCTGGGCGAGATGGACTACAAGGAGCTGTGGGAAACCACGATGGCCCCCGAGTCCCGCACCCTGCTCCAGGTGACCCTGGATGACGCGGCAGCCGCCGACGAGATTTTCTCCACCCTGATGGGCGAAGACGTCGAATCCCGACGCAACTTCATCCAGAAGAACGCGAAGGACGTGCGTTTCCTTGACATCTGA
- the gyrA gene encoding DNA gyrase subunit A — translation MTQHGKIDQVDLQLEMQRSYLDYAMSVIVGRALPDVRDGMKPVHRRVIYAMYDGGYRPDKAFSKCARVVGDVMGQFHPHGDSSIYDALVRLVQPWSLRYPLALGQGNFGSPGNDGAAAPRYTETKMAPLALEMVRDIDEDTVDFQDNYDGRTLEPTVLPARFPNLLVNGSVGIAVGMATNIPPHNLREVAAGALWYLENPDATREELLEALIQRIKGPDFPTGAQILGIKGIQDAYRTGRGSITMRAVVNIEELQGRTCLVITELPYQVNPDNLAIKIADLVKDAKITGIADIRDETSGRTGQRLVIVLKRDAVAKVVLNNLYKHTSLQENFGANMLAIVDGIPRTLALDGFISAWVAHQIDVIVRRTQFRLNKAEADAHILRGYLKALDALDEVIAMIRRSPTVDDARAGLMDLLTVDKLQADAILTMQLRRLAALERQKIVDQAAELELQIVEFKSILASPERQRSIVSTELGEITDKFGDDRRTEIMFGFDGDMSIEDLIPEEEMVVTVTRGGYIKRTRSDNYRNQHRGGKGVKGAQLRADDVVEHFFVTTTHHWLLFFTNTGRVYRAKAYEAQESGRDAKGQHVANLLALQPGEEIAQILDIRDYGVAQYLTLATREGLIKKTALSEYDTNRTGGIIAIKLREGDELVSALLVDEDSDLLLVSKKGMSIRFTASDEALRPMGRSTSGVIGMHFRGKDTLLDASVVSDDGFVFVVTEGGYAKRTSADQYRLQNRGGLGIKVAKLNDDRGDLVGALIVDEEDEVLVVLASGKVVRSDVAEVPAKGRDTMGVVFAKFATEDRIIAIAKNTERNLVVELEAAAEGDPGKVESADE, via the coding sequence CTGACCCAGCACGGCAAGATCGACCAGGTCGACCTGCAGCTGGAAATGCAGCGTTCCTACCTCGACTACGCCATGAGCGTCATCGTCGGGCGCGCGCTGCCCGACGTGCGTGACGGCATGAAGCCCGTGCACCGCCGTGTGATCTACGCCATGTACGACGGCGGCTATCGTCCGGACAAGGCGTTCTCGAAGTGCGCCCGTGTCGTCGGCGACGTGATGGGCCAGTTCCACCCGCACGGTGATTCCTCCATCTACGACGCCCTCGTGCGCCTCGTGCAGCCGTGGAGCCTCCGTTACCCGCTGGCCCTCGGCCAGGGCAACTTCGGCTCCCCCGGCAACGACGGCGCCGCCGCCCCCCGGTACACCGAGACCAAGATGGCCCCGCTTGCCCTCGAGATGGTCCGCGACATCGACGAAGACACCGTCGACTTCCAGGACAACTACGACGGCCGTACCCTGGAACCCACCGTTCTTCCGGCCCGGTTCCCCAACCTGCTGGTGAACGGCTCCGTCGGCATCGCCGTTGGCATGGCCACCAACATCCCGCCGCACAACCTGCGCGAAGTGGCCGCAGGCGCCCTGTGGTACCTGGAGAATCCTGACGCCACCCGCGAAGAACTGCTCGAAGCACTGATCCAGCGCATCAAGGGCCCTGACTTCCCCACCGGCGCGCAGATCCTGGGCATCAAGGGCATCCAGGATGCCTACCGCACCGGCCGCGGTTCCATCACGATGCGCGCCGTGGTGAACATCGAAGAGCTGCAGGGCCGCACCTGCCTGGTGATCACCGAGCTGCCCTACCAGGTCAACCCGGACAACCTGGCGATCAAGATCGCCGACCTGGTCAAGGACGCCAAGATCACCGGCATCGCCGACATCCGCGACGAGACCAGCGGCCGCACCGGCCAGCGCCTTGTGATCGTGCTCAAGCGCGACGCCGTGGCCAAGGTCGTGCTCAACAACCTCTACAAGCACACCTCGCTGCAGGAGAACTTCGGCGCGAACATGCTCGCGATCGTCGACGGCATCCCGCGCACCCTGGCCCTGGACGGCTTCATCAGCGCCTGGGTCGCCCACCAGATCGACGTGATCGTGCGTCGCACCCAGTTCCGGTTGAACAAGGCCGAGGCAGATGCCCATATCCTGCGCGGGTATCTCAAGGCGCTCGACGCTCTGGACGAGGTCATCGCCATGATCCGCCGCTCCCCCACCGTGGACGACGCGCGCGCGGGCCTGATGGACCTGCTCACGGTCGACAAGCTGCAGGCCGACGCCATCCTCACCATGCAGCTGCGTCGCCTGGCCGCCCTGGAGCGTCAGAAAATCGTCGACCAGGCCGCCGAGCTCGAGCTGCAGATCGTCGAGTTCAAATCGATCCTGGCCAGCCCCGAGCGTCAGCGCAGCATCGTCAGCACCGAACTCGGCGAGATCACCGACAAGTTCGGCGACGACCGCCGCACCGAGATCATGTTCGGCTTCGACGGCGACATGTCGATCGAGGATCTCATCCCCGAAGAGGAGATGGTGGTCACCGTCACCCGCGGCGGCTACATCAAGCGCACCCGCAGCGACAACTACCGCAACCAGCACCGCGGCGGCAAGGGCGTCAAGGGCGCCCAGCTGCGCGCGGACGATGTGGTCGAGCACTTCTTCGTCACCACGACCCACCACTGGCTGCTCTTCTTCACCAACACCGGCCGCGTCTACCGGGCCAAGGCCTACGAGGCGCAGGAATCCGGCCGCGATGCCAAGGGCCAGCACGTGGCCAACCTGCTGGCGTTGCAGCCCGGTGAGGAAATCGCCCAGATCCTGGACATCCGGGACTACGGCGTCGCCCAATACCTGACCCTGGCCACCCGCGAGGGCCTGATCAAGAAGACCGCGCTGAGCGAATACGACACCAACCGCACCGGCGGCATCATCGCCATCAAGCTGCGCGAGGGTGACGAACTCGTCTCCGCTCTGCTCGTCGATGAGGACTCCGATCTTCTGCTGGTATCGAAGAAGGGCATGTCGATTAGGTTCACCGCCTCCGACGAGGCGCTCCGCCCGATGGGCCGCAGCACCTCCGGTGTGATCGGAATGCACTTCCGCGGCAAGGACACCCTGCTGGACGCCTCGGTCGTCTCCGACGATGGTTTCGTCTTCGTGGTGACAGAGGGCGGCTACGCCAAGCGCACCTCCGCCGACCAGTACCGCCTGCAGAACCGCGGCGGTCTGGGCATCAAGGTGGCCAAGTTGAACGATGACCGCGGCGACCTGGTCGGCGCGCTCATCGTCGACGAGGAGGACGAAGTGCTTGTGGTCCTTGCCAGCGGCAAGGTGGTACGCTCTGACGTCGCCGAAGTGCCGGCCAAGGGCCGGGACACCATGGGCGTTGTTTTTGCAAAGTTCGCGACCGAAGACAGGATCATTGCGATCGCGAAGAACACCGAGCGCAATCTGGTAGTCGAACTTGAGGCTGCAGCCGAGGGCGATCCGGGGAAAGTAGAATCAGCAGATGAGTAG
- a CDS encoding DUF3566 domain-containing protein, translating to MSSVAEKLAKKSSRGAMSSKQVRLKLVYIDFWSAVKLSFLIAVCLAVVTIVATFLTFTVLNGTGIFTQIDALYTDIAGSASELTTILSIGNVMGFAVVVAVINAVVVTALGAIFAVLYNLSVKVTGGLLVGFTNN from the coding sequence ATGAGTAGTGTTGCCGAGAAACTGGCCAAAAAGTCGAGTCGGGGTGCAATGTCGTCCAAGCAGGTACGTCTGAAGCTCGTCTATATCGACTTCTGGTCGGCCGTCAAACTGTCCTTCCTGATCGCCGTGTGCCTGGCGGTGGTCACCATCGTGGCCACGTTCCTCACCTTCACGGTGCTGAACGGAACCGGCATCTTCACCCAGATCGACGCGCTGTACACGGATATCGCCGGGAGTGCCTCTGAGCTCACGACGATCCTGTCGATCGGCAATGTGATGGGCTTCGCCGTGGTTGTCGCGGTCATCAACGCCGTCGTCGTGACCGCCCTGGGCGCGATCTTCGCCGTGCTGTACAACCTGAGCGTCAAGGTCACCGGAGGCCTGCTCGTCGGATTCACCAACAACTGA